GATTTTTTACTAAATAAAATAAATTATATCTAGATAATTTTATACTTAAGATTACTGCATTTATTATGGAATTCACATATGAATATATATACTGCAAAATTAAATAATAAAAATAAAAAATCTATAGTATTTAGTGGAACACAACCATCTGGAGAATTCACTATTGGTAATTATATTGGTGCATTACGTAATTGGGTTTATATGCAAAATTACTGTAATTGTATTTATTGTATTGTTGATCAACACGCCATTACAACTCGTCAAAAACCACAAGAATTAAGAAGGCGTATATTAGATACATTAGCCTTATATTTAGCCTGTGGAATTGATTTTAAAAAAAGTATTATTTTTATTCAATCTCATGTTCCACAACATAGTCAACTCAGTTGGATACTTAATTGTTATACCTATTTTGGTGAATTAAAACGTATGACACAATTTAAAAAGAAACTAAAAAACAATTTTACCAACATTAATACTGGATTATTTAATTATCCAGTATTAATGACTGCGGATATCTTACTATATCAAACAAATCAAGTACCAGTGGGTATAGATCAAAAACAACATTTAGAATTAAGCAGAAATATTGCTCAAAGATTTAATTCTTTATACGGTGATATATTTACTATACCTGATCCAGTAATTCCTACAATAGGATCACAAATTATGTCTTTACAAGAACCATACAAAAAAATGTCAAAATCAGATATTAATTATAATAATATAATAACGTTATTAGAAAATCCAAAATCTATATACAAAAAAATAAAAGGTGCTGTTACTGATTCTGATAAATCATCACTAGTGTATTATGATTTAGAAAACAAACCTGGTATTTCTAATCTTATAAATATTCTTTCAGGTGTGACAGATCTTTCTATTTCTGAAATAGAAAAACAATTTGCTGGCAAAAGATATATTGAACTTAAAAATACAGTTTCTGAAGCAATTTCAGATTTATTAATAAATATACAAAGTAGCTTTTATGAATTTCGTAATAATGAAAAATTATTACTTGATATTATTATAGATGGGGCTAATAGAGCAGAAAAGCAAGCTAAAATTACCTTGAATAAGGTTTATGATGCAATTGGATTTTTTTATAATCCTATAAAAAATAGCATTTAATTAATTATTAAATTTAGTAAAATATATTATTATTTTAGATAAAAATTATTAAGATAATTATCTAAAACAAAAACACACTATAACATATAAAATAAAAATATTTATTTTATATTATTTCAATTATATGTTTTACCAATATCCTAATACTTTCCACCATAAACTACCGATAAGAATCCAAATAGAAAGATTAGTTATACTTAAGATAAAACCTATTTTCCACCACTTAGATAAAGCAACATAACCAGATCCAAAAATAATAGGAGCAGTACCTGTTGAATAATGTGTTAATGACATCATTAACGATGAAGAAAAAGCTAAAATTAAACCAAATAAAATAGGTGGAGCTCCTAGTTCTAATCCAACATTAAAGAAAGCAGAAAACATTGCCATAATATGAGCTGTAGTACTAGCAAAAAAATAATGAGAATAAACATATACTAAAATAAGTAGTAGTGTGCCCCAAATCCAACTAATACCAGCATAATTAATTGCATTACCAACTGTTTTTGAAAACCAATTAGTCAAACCAAGCTTACTTAAAAAAGATGCCATCATAACTAAAGCAGCAAACCAAGTAATAGTATCCCAAGCCCCTCTAGTTTTTAAAACATCATTCCAATCCAATATATTAGCACAAAGTAATATAGATAACCCTATAAAAGCTGCAACTGTAAGATTAACACTAAAATAACTACCAAAAATCATTCCTGGAACATCAGCCCACATCAATAATAATACAAAAAATACCAATAAAGTTATTTTCTCCTCTGATGAAATTTTTCCCAAAGTATGCAATTTTTGTTTTGCAAAAATTGGTGCATCTGGCGTTCTTTTAATTTCAGGTGGATATATCCAATAAATAATTAATGGCATAACTAATAAAGAAATTATTCCAGGTACAAATGCAGCTATAGCCCATATTCCCCAACTAATTTCAAATGGAGGTTTTATATTTTCCATAATTAAATTAACAATCAATGGATTAGGTGCTGTGGCAGTAATAAACATAGCAGATGTAATAGGATTAATATTAAAATTAACTAATGATAAATAACAACCAATTCTTTGTGAACTGCCCAATGTGGGATCAGAACCAAAACTGGTCGCAATAGATCTCATCAGAGGATGAATAATACCACCACCTCGTGCAGTATTACTTGGTGTAACTGGTGCTAATATTGTTTCTGCAATTGCTAATGAATAAGCAATCCCTAATGTTTTCTTGCCAAATAAAGAAATAAAATAATAACCAATTCGAGTACCTAATCCTGTTTTACTTAAACTAACAGAAATCATTATTGAAATACCTATCAACCAAATAAGTTGATTTGAAAAACCACTCAATGCATCATTAACTGCTTCAACAGGATTATTAGGATTAGTCACTTTAGTAACAGCAACTAAAGTAATTGAAATAATAGATATCGCCCCTATTGGTAAAGCTTTACCAATAATTGCTACTATAGTACCACTAAAAATAGCCAACAACTGCCAAGCATTTACAGCTATTCCTTTAGGAGCAGGAATAGCAAACCAAATTATTAAAGTCACCATAATAGCAATAATAGCCGGCAAAAGTTTTAATGGATTTAATTTATTCATATTAAATAATCCAATTTTATAAAATTTATCATTAAACTAGTTTAGTTAGTCTATTAAATAATCTATTAAATACATATATAAAAATATTTTTTATGATTTATTTAAAACACATTATTATATTATAAATTCATGTTTTAAATAATAAAAATAAGACGTATTTGAAAAGTAATAAAATTACTTCATACAATAATTATTAAGTATTATTAAATATAATTTTTATATCCATTTAGTATGAAAATAACCACTCTTATCAATTCTTTTATAAGTATGAGCACCAAAATAGTCACGTTGTGCCTGAATTAAATTAGCTGGCAAATTAAATGATCGATAACTATCATAATAAGCAATTGCTGAATTAAATGCAGCTAATGGTATGCCATTTTGTATACCAACACAGCAAATATCCCTTAATGACAAATGATATTTATCAGCAATATCTTTAAAATATGGTGCTAATATCAAGTTATCCAAAAAAGGATTATTACTATAAGCTTCACTAATATTTCGTAAAAATTGAGCTCTAATTATACAACCACCACAAAAAATCTTGGCTATTTTACTGTAATTCAAATTCCATTGATAACTATCTGATGCAATTCTTAATTGCTGAAATCCTTGTGCATAAGAGATAATTTTACCTAAATAAAGTGCACGTCTTATCTTTTCAATAAATTCATACTTATTACCTTTAAATAAATTTATAACTGGACCACTTAAAATTTTTGATGCTATAATTCTTTGTTTTTTTAAACAAGAGATATAACGTGCAAATACTGATTCAGTAATAAGCGTAAGCGATATTTCTAGATCTAAAGCATTTTTACTAGTCCACTTACCAGTTTCTTTATGATC
This genomic interval from Candidatus Arsenophonus lipoptenae contains the following:
- the trpS gene encoding tryptophan--tRNA ligase, with the protein product MNIYTAKLNNKNKKSIVFSGTQPSGEFTIGNYIGALRNWVYMQNYCNCIYCIVDQHAITTRQKPQELRRRILDTLALYLACGIDFKKSIIFIQSHVPQHSQLSWILNCYTYFGELKRMTQFKKKLKNNFTNINTGLFNYPVLMTADILLYQTNQVPVGIDQKQHLELSRNIAQRFNSLYGDIFTIPDPVIPTIGSQIMSLQEPYKKMSKSDINYNNIITLLENPKSIYKKIKGAVTDSDKSSLVYYDLENKPGISNLINILSGVTDLSISEIEKQFAGKRYIELKNTVSEAISDLLINIQSSFYEFRNNEKLLLDIIIDGANRAEKQAKITLNKVYDAIGFFYNPIKNSI
- a CDS encoding DASS family sodium-coupled anion symporter, which produces MNKLNPLKLLPAIIAIMVTLIIWFAIPAPKGIAVNAWQLLAIFSGTIVAIIGKALPIGAISIISITLVAVTKVTNPNNPVEAVNDALSGFSNQLIWLIGISIMISVSLSKTGLGTRIGYYFISLFGKKTLGIAYSLAIAETILAPVTPSNTARGGGIIHPLMRSIATSFGSDPTLGSSQRIGCYLSLVNFNINPITSAMFITATAPNPLIVNLIMENIKPPFEISWGIWAIAAFVPGIISLLVMPLIIYWIYPPEIKRTPDAPIFAKQKLHTLGKISSEEKITLLVFFVLLLMWADVPGMIFGSYFSVNLTVAAFIGLSILLCANILDWNDVLKTRGAWDTITWFAALVMMASFLSKLGLTNWFSKTVGNAINYAGISWIWGTLLLILVYVYSHYFFASTTAHIMAMFSAFFNVGLELGAPPILFGLILAFSSSLMMSLTHYSTGTAPIIFGSGYVALSKWWKIGFILSITNLSIWILIGSLWWKVLGYW